Part of the Arsenicicoccus sp. oral taxon 190 genome, AGGGCGTACTCGCGGCCGTCGATGCGGTAGCCCTCCTCGTTGTCGAAGAAGGTGTCGATCTGCTCGGTCACGAGCGGGATGCCGAGCTCGCGCAGCTCGTCCTTGTCGCGCTCGAACATCCGGTTGAAGGCGTCCTCGGAGGTCGCCTCGCCGTACTGCGGCACCGCCTCGCGGATCTTGGACTTGGGCAGCGGTCGGCGGGTGTAGAGCAGGCAGATGACCAGGTTGAGCAACCGCTCGGTCTTGGCCGAGCTGACGGGTGTGCGCGCCTTGGGCACGAGCTGGTCCCCCTTCGAGAGCGGCTAGCCTGACGCCGTGATCCGCTGGCGCACCGCTCGAGTCGACGCCGTCCGGGCCGAGTGGCCCGGCGCAGTCGAGTATGCCGTAACTGTTTTCGAGACGGGAGGCGGCGGGCGCGGCGCGGCGGCCGCGTGTCGGGCGCTCGGCTACGTCGGGCTGGTCGGGCGGGCCGAGCCCGGCGACACCGTCCTGCTCAACGTCGCGGCGCTGGAGCGGGGCCTCGGCACCGGCGGACTCGCGCTGGTCGTGGCGATCCCGGACCGGCTGCCGGCCGACCCGCCGCCGGGGCCCGGGCACGTGGTCAAGGCCCGCTACACCCCGCTGCAGGCCATGGTGCTCGGCGTGGACGAGCAGGAGAGCCCGCACCACGAGACGCTCGCCGACGCCGACACCATCGCCTCGATGCCCGTCGTCACGGCCGACCTGCACTCGGCGCTGCCCGCCGTCCTCGCCGGGCTGCGCGCCGGGCGGCCGGGCGTCAGGGTCGCCTACGTCATGACCGACGGCGGGGCGCTGCCGGCGGCCTTCTCCCGGACCGTGACGGGGCTGCGCGAGGCCGGCTGGCTGGACGCGTGCATCACCGTGGGGCAGGCCTTCGGCGGCGACCTGGAGGCGGTCACCGTCCACACCGGGCTGCTGGCCGCCCGGCTCGTCGTCGGCGCCGACGTCGCGATCGTCGCGCAGGGCCCCGGCAACCTCGGCACCGGCACCCGCTGGGGCTTCTCGGGCACCAGCGCCGGGGAGGCCGTCAACGCCGCACACGTGCTCGGCGGCCGCGCGATCGCGTCGCTGCGGGTGTCCGAGGCGGACGCGCGTCCCCGGCACCGAGGCCTGAGCCACCACAGCGTGACGGCATACGGCCGGGTCGCCCTGGCGCCCGCGGAGGTGCCCGTGCCCGACGAGGCGAGCCCCCTGGCCCGGCAGGTGCGGCGGCAGGCGGAGCAGCTGTGCGCCGGCTCCGCCGGACGGCTGCGGCTCGTCGACG contains:
- a CDS encoding DUF3866 family protein; its protein translation is MIRWRTARVDAVRAEWPGAVEYAVTVFETGGGGRGAAAACRALGYVGLVGRAEPGDTVLLNVAALERGLGTGGLALVVAIPDRLPADPPPGPGHVVKARYTPLQAMVLGVDEQESPHHETLADADTIASMPVVTADLHSALPAVLAGLRAGRPGVRVAYVMTDGGALPAAFSRTVTGLREAGWLDACITVGQAFGGDLEAVTVHTGLLAARLVVGADVAIVAQGPGNLGTGTRWGFSGTSAGEAVNAAHVLGGRAIASLRVSEADARPRHRGLSHHSVTAYGRVALAPAEVPVPDEASPLARQVRRQAEQLCAGSAGRLRLVDVPTTGLDEALSVSPVPLRTMGRDLGTDRMAFVAAAVAGRRAADVLGRASNLCPD